The sequence below is a genomic window from Candidatus Margulisiibacteriota bacterium.
TCTGGGCGGGCTGCCATTCTTATATATGGACATAAATTGGTTATTCCTCCCGATGCTGGTGGGCGGTTTGTTCCGGGACCCGTGGGCGTTTGTCGCGGTTACGATGATGCAATTTATCCTGGCCGGTTACGGCGGGTATCTTTTTCTGCAATATTATCTGAAGACTGATGATCAGGCGAGTTTTGCGGGCGGTTTGTTGTGGGCGCTGGGGACTTTCAGCCTGACTTACTGGCGGATCTTTGACCTGGCGACAATACCGCTCCTTTTTTATTGCCTGGAGAGGTTTGTCTTTGAGGAGCAGAGAGGAAGAAGGCTTTTAAGCTTTTTAGGCTTGCTGGTTGCCGCTGCTAATATTTACCTGGCTAAAGGGGCTCCTTTTATCGCGGTCTTCCAATTGTTTTTCATTTTCTTTGCTACTCCGGACAGGAACAGGCGCCAAAAACTCTTGGTTGCTTTTTCTTGGCTTTGGTCGTTTGTTGTCGTTATGAACCTGCCAGTGATAATTTCCCTATTTTCCAGTACCAGCATCGGCAGCCGTGGTCTGGTCAAGTGGATACCGGACCAGCCGATCGCTTTGATCGAGCGCTTAAAGGGGCTGTTCAATTATACGATTGGCGCTTCGGCCATGAACTTTGGCGTGATCTCGACCTTTATCTTTTTGTTCGGTCTGCTCCGTTTTAAGAAGTGGGACAAGCTGATCCGGGCGCTGTTATATTTTTATCTTGTGGTTCTCTTTTTTGCGTTTTTTGTTGATTCAGCGGCCTGGTTCCAGAACTTAAGACAACACTTGCCTTTGAAGGATTATCGGTTATCCAGGTTTCTTCTGCCGTCTCCCTTCATTACTTTGCTGATAATTATCGCGAATTTTGAAGCTTTTATGGTTTTGATCCAGGAGCACTTTCGAAAATATTCTCTCTTGATCGCGAGCTCGGTTTTCCTGTTGTTGTATTACTACTTCAATAAACCAGGTTATGACCGGCATATCGGTCTTTTCATATTGATCACTTTCACCCTGCTGTTTCTCGTTGGGATCAATCTGCTTAAATTGTTCCGGATCAAACGCGCCTGGCTCGTCGGTTTTGTTGTCCTGCTGATCTTTGCGGAAAGATTGACCAATGTGGCGCTGTTAAGGGTGCTTGATGGGCCGTCTTATAAAACGTTTTTCCGCTCGCCGCTGTTTGAAAAGTACCGGTCGGCGCACAAATATGATTATCGAATAGCTTTTATTAACCGGACCGAACGGCTCAACTGGCATCCGACGGTTGGGTTTTACAATGGTTATCAGGTGGCCGGGGGCTATGCCTCACAATACTCGCGTCGTTACGCGGTTTATTGGGAATCGGTCATCAAAGATAAAAGGGATGAATTCCTGTCGTATCCCTACAAAGCTTACCTGATCGACAGCACTAATAAGCATGGGCCGATCGATCAAATATCCTTCCGGCCCGATCTGCTGGCTTTGCATAATGTTCGGTATGTTTTCTCTTTGTACAGGATCAGTGACCCCGGCCGCCGGGGAATGAAAATGATCAACAAGGGCGATGATTTTGCCGCGCTGGCTGAACGCTCAAAGATCAAGTGGTATTTAAAGACATTGTTTCAGCCGATGGATTATTACGTTTATGAAATAAACTCCTGGTCGCCGAGGTTTTTTCTCGCCAATAATTATGCTTTGGTCAGCGGGGAAAAAGAGATCGTTGATTACATCGACAAACATTCGGAGGCGCAACTTAAGCGCCAGGTGGTCTATGATCGGAGGGATCTTTCACCGCAGCAGATCGAAGCTTTGTCACAATTGAGAGGTTCAGGGGGAACGCTTGCAATCACCGATTATTCTGATAACCGGATTGTGATCGATGTGAATTCCAGCGGCAGGCAGCAGCTTATCCTGGCAGAGAATTTTGCCCCTGATTGGCTGGCCAGTGTTAACGGCCGGCTGACAGAGATAATGCCGGCTTACGGCGCTTTTCGTGCTGTTATGGTCGATAAAGGGCGAAATCTGGTTATCTTGAAGTACCAGCCCAAAATGCTCATTCATTCTTTCTGGCTTTCCGGTATAGGAACGCTTTGCTTTATTATCTCAGGTTTTATTTGGTCGTTCCGGAGGAGTAAGCGCAAATAATAAATCATGGCTGAAGCAAGAAAAAATGTTTTAATAGTGGCGGATGATCTGGGCCGTGAATGGGGAGGCCTTCCTGCGGATGATCGGAAAGTTGCTATTCATCTTCTAACGTTCGGGATATCTCCGGCCGAAGCGCTCAAGGCCCGCGCGCTTGCCGGGATAACGCCCGTTGATTCTGCTGATATTTCCCTTAGGGCGGAAAAAGAAGCTAGAGCGCTCTATCTTAATTTTATCGCCGGTTTTCCTAGGGAAGCATTTGCTTATGGCCGGATAAACTTGTGGTGGTTCCTTAATGTCAGTGAAAAAAACATCTGGCTGGATAAGACGGTCCACCGGCTTTATGCTTTTCTCCGCTTGTATTATTTGTTGGAGGAGAAAACATATGATGAGCTCCGCCTATTTATCGCTGATGACAATCTTAGGCGAGCCGTCAGCGCTTTGTTGCGGGTAAAAAAGATTAAGTTCGTCGATCAGGACGCGCCAAGCGCGGCTCCAATATACGCGCCTGGCCTTTTTAAGTTCACGCGCTCTTACTACTGGACGGGAATTATCGAACTAGGGCGCATGGTCATTAAGCGATCTTTTTTGCGTCTGTCATGCATCGGGTCAGTCAAAACGTTTGCGCCGGGCGGACTAGCGTTCTTTAGCTTGTATCCCGGGTGGTGGCGCCGTCCGGCGGTGGAAAAGGGCGATATATTTTTTGGCAATATCGGCGATAAGCTGGAGGGAAAGCGCGCTGTTTACCAGTTGATCTGGCTTTTTACCGGCCTGCGCGCCCTGTTTACCAGCCGCCGCGACCTGAAGAGTTTGGGCCAAAATAAAAAAGTGGTCTTTCTGGACCAGTTTATCGGTATAAACGACTTATTGGCTCCGTTTAATTCCCGTCTGGTCCTGAAACTTCATGGCCTGTTCAAGCTGATCAAAGAGAGGACGCTGGAGGTTAAGGGGATAGATCTTTCTGATTTTATCCGTGAAGAATTAAATATTTCTTTGTTGAACGGACAATTGTTCAACTGGCTCTGGCTTTATTCCGCTTTTAATCGGCTCGGCCTGGAGCGGTTCAAAGCGATCATCTTCCGTCTTGAATTTCAGCCGCTGGAACGGGCGTTGCTCTACAATACCCTTGGTAAGGCCAAAAGCATCGGTTATCAGCATTCCGCGCTAAGTAATAATTTCCTAAACTATGTGTTTCGGGCCGGCGAGCTGGGGGCGTATTGGCGCGGCCGAGATAATAGTAACAACATGCCTTTGCCCGATCACATCATTACTTGCGGTCAAAAAGGGGCCGAATGCATGAAACGGGCCGGTTATCCCTCTGACCGGGTGGTTGTCGGAGGCGCGCTGAGGCTACGATCCTTGGTAAATTATGCGTTGCGCCGGCCACCGTTGCCCCAGCTGCTGGCCAAATACTCATTGCCGGCGGCCCAAAAGAATATTTTTCTGGCCACTTCTCCGCTGGTGCCCGAAACGCTTTCCCTGTTGGGCGACTTTTCAGCGGCGTTAAAGAAGAGCGGTAGCCGTTACCATAGTTTCATCAAATTCCACCCCAATCTGGCGGTGAACGGTCAATTGACTGGTCAAGTGCCGGCTGAATCCGAAATCGTTCCTAATTCTGCTATAATATATGATTATATTTCGGTTTCTCATGCGGTTTTGTTGACGGGCGGTACGGTCGCCTTGGAAGCGATCGCGCTCGGTATCGTACCTATTGTTTATAGCTGTCAGGCCCAATTCAGCCATAATCCGATGCTTGAATACCCTAAAGCGATTCATCTGGTCAATGATGTAACCTCTTTATCGCGGGTGCTGGATAAGATAGCCGACGAGGGTGAAACGGCAGAAATGAAACGGCATGGTTTGGAACCGCTGGCGGATCAATTCGGTGATCTCTCGGTCGATCCGCAAATGACCTTTGCCAAAAAGCTGGAGGAATTGCTAACATGAAATGGAAAGTGCTGGTTTCCGCCCCATATCTGCAGCCGGTGATCAGCGAATTCAAATCTTTTTTCCGGGAGAACGGGATTGCGATCGTTGTGCCGAAAGTCCGCGAAAGATTGGAAGAAGCGGACCTGCTTAAGCTGGTCGGGGATCTTGACGGCGTGATTTGCGGGGACGACCGGTTTACGGCGAAAGTCTTGCATCGAGCGAAAAAGCTCAAGGTTATCGCCAAATGGGGGACAGGGATCGATTCGATCGATAAGGCCGAGGCGGAAAAACTCGGTATAAGTGTTTATAACACGCCCAACGCGTTCACCGATCCGGTCGCCGATACCGTTCTTGGTTACATGCTTAGTTTTGCCAGAAATATTCCCTGGAACACTTCTGCCATGCGCCGGGGCGAATGGCAGAAGACGCAGGGCGTTTCGCTTAAAGAGCGCGTGCTGGGGGTGATCGGCGTCGGCAATATCGGCAAAGCAGTTATCCGGCGGGCCGCCGCTTTTGGCATGAAGACGATCGGCACCGATATTGTTAAGATCGATGACGCTTTTCTTCAAGAGACCGGGACCAAGATATTGTCTAAAAGGGAACTGCTGGCACAAGCCGATTTTATCAGTCTCAATTGCGAGCTTAACTCAACCAGCCGCCATTTGATCGGCGCTGAAGAGTTCGCGCTGATGAAGCCAAATGCGTTCATTATCAATACTGCTCGCGGGCCGATCATCGATGAAAAGGCGCTGGTTAAAGCTTTAAAGAAAAAGCTTATCGCCGGCGCCGGGCTCGATGTCTTTGAGTCTGAGCCTTTGCCTAAGAACAGTCCGCTCCGGAAAATGACTAATTGCCTGCTTTCGGCCCACGATGCTAACAGCAGTCCGCTCGCCTGGGCAGCCGTTCATAAAAACACCTTAAATAATCTTCTAGTCGGGTTGAAACATAGCCGAAGGGGTGAGAAATGAAGATTATCAGGGTTTCCTATGACCTAGAAGACAAAATGCCGGTTTTTACCAACAATTTGCCAAACAAGATCGAGGCGATCGATTCGTTCAATAAAGGGGCGACTTGGAATTCTTATAAGATCACGCTTTTTAACCATAACGGCACCCACATTGACGCCCCGTATCATTTTGACCGGCAGGGCAAAAGGGTCGGCGAGTTTGCCATTAACGATTTTATCTTTGATAAGCCGCACCTGATCGATCTGCCAAAACGGGCAGGGGAGAGCATTGGAGCGGACGAGTTGCAAGCTTGTCCCAGAAATTGTGATTTATTGTTGCTCAGGACTGGTTTTTGGAAAAAACGGCAGAAAAAAGAGTATGTGAGCAATAGTCCCTGGCTTCATCCGGAAGCGGCCGGATTTATCCGCGAAAAATTCAAAGGGCTTAAGGCGATCGGCATTGACACTATTTCCATTGCCTCTTTTCCTCATCTTGAGCTGGGGGGAGAAGCGCACCGCTTGCTGCTAAAAGATAAGAGCCGCCTGATGATTATTGAAGATCTCAATCTTGGAGCGATCGCCCGCCGGGCCAGGATCAAGCGGTTTTTTGCCATTCCGCTTTTTGTCAGTCAGGTTGACAGCATGCCGTGTACCGCCTTCGCGGAGGTCTCCGGTGGCTAACGTTAAAGCCTCGATCATCATCAGGACGTTCAATGAAGGGGCGCACCTGGCCAGATTACTTGAGACTATTAAGTCGCAAAGCTACAAAAACTGGGAAATAATAATTGTTGATTCCGGCTCAACCGATAACACTTTGGAGGTGGCCGGGCGGTATCCGGTCAAGATCGTCAAAATAAGGTCGGAGGAGTTTTCTTTCGGCCGCTCGCTCAATTTGGGCTGCCGGAACGCGAACGGCGATTATTTGATCTTTGTCAGCGGCCACGCTTATCCACAGGATAATATTTGGTTAAATAATCTAATTCAGTCTTTTGAGGATGATAAGATCGCTATGGTTTATGGCCGGCAGATAGGGAATGAAGTCACAAAGCTTTCCGAAGAACGCGATCTGCGCGGCAATTTCGGGGATAAATCAAAGATCCTGGTCGAAGAGTCTTTCGGCAATAATGCCAACGCGGCAGTCAGACGATCGCTTTGGGAACGAATTCCCTTTGACGAAAACCTGCCGGGCTTGGAAGATATTGACTGGGCGCATAAGGTGCAAAAGCAGGGGTTTTACGTTTATTACCGGGCCGATGCCGTGATCGTCCACATCCACGATGAGAATTACCGGCGCATCTATAACCGCTTCAAGCGCGAATCGATCGCTTACACGGCGATTTTTCCTGACTCTATTTATGATAAAAGGCAGGCGGCGCTGCTGTTCGCCTTGCTTACTTGCCGCGATTTTTATTATGGGTTGGCCCGGGGAAAGTCGCCGCGCAAGATCGCCCAGGCGCCATTTTACCGCTTCTTTCAGATCAAGGGGCTTTATGACGGCCAGCACAGTGCCGGCCAGCTGACTAATGAATTAAAAACCGAGTTGTATTTCCCGGAGAGCAACCGGAGCGTAGTGATCACCGGGACAAACCGGCATCAGCTCCAGGTCAGGGATATCCCTACTGTCGACGGCGATGAAGTGCTCATCAATGTCAAATATGTCGGCGTCTGTTCGACCGATCTGGATATTCTTAGCGGTAAACTTGATTATTACAAGTCCGGCTGGGCTAAATATCCGATCGTGCCGGGCCACGAATTTTCCGGGCTAGTGGCTGGGAAAGGGAAAAACGTCAAAGACTTTGAGGTTGGCGATAAAGTTGTCGGTGAGTGCATCTTAGGCTGCGGCGACTGCCAGCCCTGCCAGGAGAATAATCCGCTTGGCTGTGCCGAAAGGAAAGAGGTCGGCGTCCTTAACTTTAACGGCGCCTACGCGCAGTATCTGAAGCTGGCCAGCCGGTTCGTCCACCGTCTTTCCCCGGGCGCCCAGCTGGAAAAAGCCTGCCTGATCGAGCCGCTGGCGGTATCCCTGCGCGGCGTCAGGAAGCTGACCGCTGGCGATGCCGGCCGATCCCGGAAGGTCGCGGTCGTCGGCTTTGGAACGATCGGCAACCTCTGCGCCCAACTGATCGTCCTGGCCGGTTATGAAGTTGATGTTTTTGACCGGAACAAATTAAAGACCGGCGCGATCCGGGACAAAAAGATCCGGGGTTTTAATGAGCTGGCCGGGCTTGACGCTTACGATTATTTGATCGAAGCGACCGGTCGGCCGGAAGCGCTCAACCGGGTACTTAACGAAAGCAAAGCCGGGGCAAAGATTTTATTGCTCGGTTTGCCTTACGCGAAACTGGAATATGATTTTGAATCGTTAGTTTGTTTCGATAAGAGCTTGATCGGTTCGGTCGGCAGTACCAAAGAGGATTTTGCCG
It includes:
- a CDS encoding YfhO family protein, translating into MLLKLHDQLDSFWPYQVEMARRVLSFHLPLWFPDYLGGLPFLYMDINWLFLPMLVGGLFRDPWAFVAVTMMQFILAGYGGYLFLQYYLKTDDQASFAGGLLWALGTFSLTYWRIFDLATIPLLFYCLERFVFEEQRGRRLLSFLGLLVAAANIYLAKGAPFIAVFQLFFIFFATPDRNRRQKLLVAFSWLWSFVVVMNLPVIISLFSSTSIGSRGLVKWIPDQPIALIERLKGLFNYTIGASAMNFGVISTFIFLFGLLRFKKWDKLIRALLYFYLVVLFFAFFVDSAAWFQNLRQHLPLKDYRLSRFLLPSPFITLLIIIANFEAFMVLIQEHFRKYSLLIASSVFLLLYYYFNKPGYDRHIGLFILITFTLLFLVGINLLKLFRIKRAWLVGFVVLLIFAERLTNVALLRVLDGPSYKTFFRSPLFEKYRSAHKYDYRIAFINRTERLNWHPTVGFYNGYQVAGGYASQYSRRYAVYWESVIKDKRDEFLSYPYKAYLIDSTNKHGPIDQISFRPDLLALHNVRYVFSLYRISDPGRRGMKMINKGDDFAALAERSKIKWYLKTLFQPMDYYVYEINSWSPRFFLANNYALVSGEKEIVDYIDKHSEAQLKRQVVYDRRDLSPQQIEALSQLRGSGGTLAITDYSDNRIVIDVNSSGRQQLILAENFAPDWLASVNGRLTEIMPAYGAFRAVMVDKGRNLVILKYQPKMLIHSFWLSGIGTLCFIISGFIWSFRRSKRK
- a CDS encoding phosphoglycerate dehydrogenase produces the protein MKWKVLVSAPYLQPVISEFKSFFRENGIAIVVPKVRERLEEADLLKLVGDLDGVICGDDRFTAKVLHRAKKLKVIAKWGTGIDSIDKAEAEKLGISVYNTPNAFTDPVADTVLGYMLSFARNIPWNTSAMRRGEWQKTQGVSLKERVLGVIGVGNIGKAVIRRAAAFGMKTIGTDIVKIDDAFLQETGTKILSKRELLAQADFISLNCELNSTSRHLIGAEEFALMKPNAFIINTARGPIIDEKALVKALKKKLIAGAGLDVFESEPLPKNSPLRKMTNCLLSAHDANSSPLAWAAVHKNTLNNLLVGLKHSRRGEK
- a CDS encoding cyclase family protein, translated to MKIIRVSYDLEDKMPVFTNNLPNKIEAIDSFNKGATWNSYKITLFNHNGTHIDAPYHFDRQGKRVGEFAINDFIFDKPHLIDLPKRAGESIGADELQACPRNCDLLLLRTGFWKKRQKKEYVSNSPWLHPEAAGFIREKFKGLKAIGIDTISIASFPHLELGGEAHRLLLKDKSRLMIIEDLNLGAIARRARIKRFFAIPLFVSQVDSMPCTAFAEVSGG
- a CDS encoding glycosyltransferase — its product is MANVKASIIIRTFNEGAHLARLLETIKSQSYKNWEIIIVDSGSTDNTLEVAGRYPVKIVKIRSEEFSFGRSLNLGCRNANGDYLIFVSGHAYPQDNIWLNNLIQSFEDDKIAMVYGRQIGNEVTKLSEERDLRGNFGDKSKILVEESFGNNANAAVRRSLWERIPFDENLPGLEDIDWAHKVQKQGFYVYYRADAVIVHIHDENYRRIYNRFKRESIAYTAIFPDSIYDKRQAALLFALLTCRDFYYGLARGKSPRKIAQAPFYRFFQIKGLYDGQHSAGQLTNELKTELYFPESNRSVVITGTNRHQLQVRDIPTVDGDEVLINVKYVGVCSTDLDILSGKLDYYKSGWAKYPIVPGHEFSGLVAGKGKNVKDFEVGDKVVGECILGCGDCQPCQENNPLGCAERKEVGVLNFNGAYAQYLKLASRFVHRLSPGAQLEKACLIEPLAVSLRGVRKLTAGDAGRSRKVAVVGFGTIGNLCAQLIVLAGYEVDVFDRNKLKTGAIRDKKIRGFNELAGLDAYDYLIEATGRPEALNRVLNESKAGAKILLLGLPYAKLEYDFESLVCFDKSLIGSVGSTKEDFAEAVKVYGRLDLSALTQNIFSLDDYHLAWEKHLKGAIGKAIIKVG